The sequence GGTAGTCGTAAAAGATGCCGCCCACACCGCGGGTCTCGTCCCGATGCTTGAGGAAGAAGTACTCGTCGCACCAAGGCTTGAACACCTGATAAAAAGCGGGATTAACGCTGTCGCAGGCTCCTTTGAGCGTGCGGTGGAAATGCTGGGCGTCTTGCAGGAACGGGTAATAGGGAGTGAGATCGGCGCCGCCGCCAAACCACCACACCGGGCCCGCTTCGAAGTAGCGGTAATTGAGATGAACGGTGGGGATATACGGGTTGCGGGGGTGCAGCACCATCGAGGTGCCTGTGGCAAACCAGCGGTGACCCTTGGCTTCCGGCCGCTGGCTGAGGATCGAGGGAGGCAGCTCGGAGCCCTCTACCTCTGAGAAGTTGACGCCGCCCTGCTCGAAGACGCGGCCGCCCTTCATCACCCGGGAGCGACCGCCGCCTCCCTCCGGACGCTCCCAGCTCTCCTCGGCGAAGCAACCTTCGGCATCAAATTCTTCTAGGCCAGTGCAAATGGAGTCCTGCAAGCCCATCAGCAGGGCCTTAGCCCTGGAGCGGGAGTCGGCCGGTGGAGCTTCCAGCAGGGCCTTAGGCATCGACGCTGCGCCACATGGACGCTGGAAAGGTCTAACCATTTCAGCCCAGCCTCCCCCCAGACAAGTAATCGAGAGGGTCTGTCACGGCCATGCTGACGGTCAAAGGCAGCGGCAAGGCCCCTAGGATCGCAGTCTCTGATTGGATTTCCGATGGCATCTGTGGAGCAGGCTCAGGCCGCCCTCAACGCCGTTCAGGATGCCGGCAGCGGGCGCAGCCTGATCGAGCTGGGCTGGATCCAGCAGACGCGACTGGTGGATGATCGGGCCGTATTTCGGCTTGCCCTACCTGGCTTTGCCCAGAGCCAGCGGGATCGCATCGCCGCCGAGGCCAAGACGGCCCTGCTCGCCCTTGAAGGCATCAACGATGTTCAAATTGAGTTGGACCAGCCCAGCGGCGGCGCTCCAATCGGTGCCGCAGGTCATGGTCAAGGGCCAGAACGCGGTCAACTGCCAGAGCGCCAGCCCATCCCTGGGGTGCGCCAGGTCATCGCCGTCAGCAGTGGCAAGGGCGGAGTGGGCAAGAGCACAGTTGCCGTGAACCTGGCCTGTGCCCTGGCGGCTTCAGGCCTGAAGGTGGGCTTGCTCGATGCAGACATCTACGGGCCGAATGCCCCCACCATGCTGGGAGTGGCTGATCGCACGCCTGAAGTGAGCGGCGAAGGCGCCCAGCAAGTGATGAAACCGATCGAAACCTGTGGCATCGCCATGGTGTCGATGGGCCTGCTGATCCAGGAAAACCAGCCCGTGATCTGGCGGGGGCCGATGCTCAACGGCATCATTCGCCAGTTTCTCTACCAAGTCGACTGGGGCGAACGGGATGTGCTGATCGTCGACCTGCCTCCTGGCACCGGTGATGCCCAGCTCACCATCGCCCAGGCTGTGCCGATGGCCGGGGCGATCATCGTCACCACTCCCCAGCTGGTTTCCCTAGCTGATGCCCGCCGGGGCCTGGCGATGTTTCTGCAGATGGGGGTGGACGTGCTGGGTGTGGTGGAAAACATGAGCGTCTTCATCCCCCCTGACGCTCCAGATAAGCGTTATGCCCTATTCGGCAGCGGCGGCGGCGCCCGCCTGGCTGAAGAGGCCGGGGTGCCCCTACTGGCCGAACTTCCTCTGGAGATGCCCGTGCGGGAAGGGGGGGATGCCGGACGGCCGGTAGTGCTCAGCCATCCCGAATCGATCAGCGCCCGGGGCTTTTTGGCTTTGGCCCGCCAGCTCAGCGCCGCCCATCTGGCGCCAGCCTGAAAGCCATGCTGAGCCAGTTGGGGCGGCGAAA comes from Cyanobium sp. Tous-M-B4 and encodes:
- the hemF gene encoding oxygen-dependent coproporphyrinogen oxidase, yielding MVRPFQRPCGAASMPKALLEAPPADSRSRAKALLMGLQDSICTGLEEFDAEGCFAEESWERPEGGGGRSRVMKGGRVFEQGGVNFSEVEGSELPPSILSQRPEAKGHRWFATGTSMVLHPRNPYIPTVHLNYRYFEAGPVWWFGGGADLTPYYPFLQDAQHFHRTLKGACDSVNPAFYQVFKPWCDEYFFLKHRDETRGVGGIFYDYQDPRGVLYKGQDPNGPAAAVSDRLAPVPQSWEQLFALASACGNAFLPSYLPIAEKRQHTPYGERERQFQLYRRGRYVEFNLVFDRGTIFGLQTNGRTESILMSLPPLVRWEYGYQPEAGSREALLTDLFTRPQDWLEDGSLADRCAPHQAVN
- a CDS encoding Mrp/NBP35 family ATP-binding protein, which gives rise to MASVEQAQAALNAVQDAGSGRSLIELGWIQQTRLVDDRAVFRLALPGFAQSQRDRIAAEAKTALLALEGINDVQIELDQPSGGAPIGAAGHGQGPERGQLPERQPIPGVRQVIAVSSGKGGVGKSTVAVNLACALAASGLKVGLLDADIYGPNAPTMLGVADRTPEVSGEGAQQVMKPIETCGIAMVSMGLLIQENQPVIWRGPMLNGIIRQFLYQVDWGERDVLIVDLPPGTGDAQLTIAQAVPMAGAIIVTTPQLVSLADARRGLAMFLQMGVDVLGVVENMSVFIPPDAPDKRYALFGSGGGARLAEEAGVPLLAELPLEMPVREGGDAGRPVVLSHPESISARGFLALARQLSAAHLAPA